The Streptomyces sp. NBC_01268 genome window below encodes:
- a CDS encoding urease accessory protein UreF: MRSALLVLADGRFPAGGHAHSGGAEAAVKAGRLKDAADLEAFCRGRLRTTGLASAALAAAAALGADPHELDAAADARTPSPALRATARRLGRQMMRAARAAWPSPELDRLAAAFPRGAHQPVVLGTAARAAGLGPEDAAHCVGYESVSGPATAVVRLLGLDPFQATAVLARLAPDLDEVAARAAAAAREGDVHALPAASAPLLDLAAEQHATWPVRLFAS, translated from the coding sequence ATGAGATCCGCACTGCTCGTGCTCGCCGACGGGCGATTCCCCGCCGGCGGGCACGCCCACTCGGGCGGCGCCGAGGCCGCGGTCAAGGCCGGCCGCCTCAAGGACGCCGCCGACCTGGAGGCGTTCTGCCGCGGCCGGCTGCGCACCACCGGGCTCGCCTCGGCCGCGCTCGCGGCCGCGGCGGCCCTCGGCGCCGACCCGCACGAACTCGACGCCGCCGCCGACGCCCGCACCCCCTCGCCCGCCCTGCGCGCCACCGCCCGCAGACTCGGCCGGCAGATGATGCGGGCCGCCCGCGCCGCCTGGCCGAGCCCCGAACTCGACCGGCTGGCCGCCGCGTTCCCGCGCGGCGCCCACCAGCCGGTCGTCCTCGGCACGGCGGCGCGCGCCGCCGGACTCGGCCCCGAGGACGCGGCCCACTGCGTCGGCTACGAGTCCGTCAGCGGGCCCGCCACCGCCGTCGTCCGCCTGCTCGGCCTGGACCCCTTCCAGGCCACCGCCGTCCTGGCCCGGCTCGCCCCGGACCTGGACGAGGTCGCCGCCCGCGCCGCCGCCGCGGCCCGCGAGGGCGACGTCCACGCCCTGCCCGCCGCCTCGGCCCCGCTGCTCGACCTCGCCGCCGAACAGCACGCGACCTGGCCGGTCCGCCTGTTCGCCTCCTGA
- the ureG gene encoding urease accessory protein UreG: MHLDHGHDHGHAVSADAHRPDGTRRALRIGLGGPVGSGKTATVAALCRELRDTLSLAVVTNDIYTREDAEFLLREAVLPPERIQAVETGACPHTAIRDDISANLEAVEDLEDSVGPLDLVLVESGGDNLTATFSKGLVDAQIFVIDVAGGDDIPRKGGPGVTTADLLVVNKTDLAPYVGSDLDRMASDAAAQRGELPVAFTSLRSAEGVAPVADWVRSRLAAWTA; the protein is encoded by the coding sequence ATGCACCTCGACCACGGCCACGACCACGGCCACGCGGTCTCCGCCGACGCCCACCGCCCCGACGGCACCCGCCGCGCCCTGCGCATCGGCCTCGGCGGCCCGGTCGGCTCCGGCAAGACCGCCACCGTCGCCGCCCTCTGCCGCGAACTGCGCGACACCCTCTCCCTCGCCGTCGTCACCAACGACATCTACACCCGCGAGGACGCCGAGTTCCTGCTCCGCGAGGCCGTGCTGCCGCCCGAGCGGATCCAGGCCGTCGAGACCGGCGCCTGCCCGCACACCGCGATCCGCGACGACATCTCCGCCAACCTCGAAGCCGTCGAGGACCTGGAGGACTCGGTCGGTCCGCTCGACCTCGTCCTCGTCGAGTCGGGCGGCGACAACCTCACCGCGACCTTCTCCAAGGGCCTCGTCGACGCCCAGATCTTCGTCATCGACGTCGCCGGCGGCGACGACATCCCGCGCAAGGGCGGCCCCGGCGTCACCACCGCCGACCTCCTCGTGGTCAACAAGACCGACCTCGCCCCCTACGTCGGCTCCGACCTGGACCGGATGGCGAGCGACGCCGCCGCACAACGCGGTGAGCTGCCCGTCGCCTTCACCTCGCTCCGCTCCGCCGAGGGCGTCGCCCCGGTCGCCGACTGGGTCCGCTCCCGTCTCGCCGCATGGACCGCATGA
- a CDS encoding urease accessory protein UreD, with protein MSLRATARIAAGADGSLPVLESDGPLALRRTRGPGPYTRVTVVGAMSAPLGGDRLLLEAEVRDGARLLVDSAAATVALPGADGAPATYDLALTVGRGAELRWLPEQLVSAAGSELRMRTTVELAADARLVLREEQVLGRHGERPGTLTTRLTVRRAGRPLLDQELAYGPGAPGGWDGPAVLGGHRATGQLLVVDPDFATEGGKQGKSPEARLLGEYAVLVPLAGPAALVTAVAPDALALRRALDEGLELLAPR; from the coding sequence ATGAGCCTGCGCGCCACCGCCCGGATCGCCGCCGGGGCGGACGGCTCGCTCCCCGTCCTGGAGAGCGACGGGCCGCTCGCCCTGCGCCGCACCCGCGGCCCCGGACCGTACACCCGGGTCACCGTCGTCGGCGCCATGAGCGCCCCGCTCGGCGGCGACCGGCTCCTCCTGGAGGCCGAGGTGCGGGACGGGGCGCGGCTCCTGGTCGACTCCGCCGCGGCGACCGTCGCCCTGCCCGGCGCCGACGGCGCCCCCGCCACGTACGATCTCGCGCTCACCGTCGGCCGCGGCGCGGAGCTGCGCTGGCTGCCCGAGCAGCTGGTCTCGGCCGCGGGCTCCGAGCTGCGCATGCGGACCACGGTCGAACTCGCCGCCGACGCGCGGCTGGTGCTCCGGGAGGAGCAGGTCCTCGGGCGCCACGGCGAGCGCCCGGGCACCCTCACCACCCGGCTCACCGTGCGCCGCGCCGGGCGCCCGCTGCTCGACCAGGAGCTGGCGTACGGACCCGGCGCCCCCGGCGGCTGGGACGGCCCCGCCGTCCTCGGCGGACACCGCGCCACCGGGCAACTCCTCGTCGTCGACCCGGATTTCGCCACGGAAGGGGGCAAGCAGGGCAAGTCCCCCGAAGCCCGGCTCCTCGGCGAATACGCCGTGCTGGTGCCGCTCGCCGGTCCCGCCGCCCTGGTGACCGCCGTCGCGCCCGACGCGCTCGCGCTGCGCCGCGCCCTGGACGAGGGGCTTGAGCTGCTCGCTCCGCGGTGA
- a CDS encoding NAD-dependent epimerase/dehydratase family protein, with protein MTKGNAFVLGATGQIGRAAVRALVEDGWKVTAGSRRGGRDEKWPAEVRSAVVDRTEEGALAAALGEGTDVLVDVVAFDAGHGRQLTGLADRIGSAVVISSAAVYQDAQGRNFDTQDEPDGFPDYPMPVPETLGTVAPGDSSYSTRKVALERELLAAAGSLPTTLLRAAAVHGPYSPGPRELWFVKRALDGRPVRILAEGGRSVFHPVHVDNLAELVRLAASKPGTRVLNGADPEAPTVAEIGAAVDAAMGVTSETVLFEGAPGKDMVGYTPWTTPRPMVCDMTAAARELGYRPVVGYAESLPGTIEFLAATVAERDWREAFPGLVKYGVDFFDYAAEDAWLAAR; from the coding sequence ATGACCAAGGGAAACGCGTTCGTGCTGGGAGCGACGGGACAGATCGGGCGGGCGGCCGTGCGGGCGCTCGTCGAGGACGGCTGGAAGGTGACGGCCGGCTCGCGCCGCGGCGGCCGGGACGAGAAGTGGCCGGCGGAGGTCCGGTCGGCGGTCGTGGACCGCACCGAGGAGGGGGCGCTGGCGGCGGCGCTCGGCGAGGGGACCGACGTCCTGGTGGACGTGGTGGCCTTCGACGCGGGGCACGGACGGCAGCTGACGGGGCTCGCCGACCGGATCGGTTCGGCGGTGGTGATCTCCAGCGCCGCGGTCTACCAGGACGCGCAGGGCCGCAACTTCGACACGCAGGACGAGCCGGACGGCTTCCCGGACTATCCGATGCCGGTCCCGGAGACGCTGGGGACGGTCGCGCCGGGCGACAGCTCGTACAGCACCCGGAAGGTGGCGCTGGAGCGGGAGCTGCTCGCGGCGGCCGGGTCGCTTCCGACCACCCTGCTGCGGGCGGCGGCCGTGCACGGCCCGTACAGCCCGGGGCCGCGTGAGCTGTGGTTCGTGAAGCGGGCCCTGGACGGGCGCCCGGTGCGGATCCTCGCGGAGGGCGGACGGTCCGTCTTCCACCCGGTGCACGTGGACAACCTGGCGGAGCTGGTCCGGCTGGCCGCCTCGAAGCCGGGGACCCGGGTGCTCAACGGCGCCGACCCCGAGGCGCCGACGGTGGCCGAGATCGGCGCGGCGGTCGACGCGGCGATGGGCGTGACCAGCGAGACCGTCCTGTTCGAGGGAGCGCCGGGGAAGGACATGGTGGGCTACACCCCGTGGACCACGCCCCGTCCGATGGTCTGCGACATGACGGCGGCGGCCCGGGAGCTGGGCTACCGGCCGGTGGTGGGGTACGCGGAGTCGCTGCCCGGCACGATCGAGTTCCTGGCCGCGACGGTGGCGGAGCGGGACTGGCGGGAGGCGTTCCCCGGACTGGTGAAGTACGGGGTGGACTTCTTCGACTACGCGGCGGAGGACGCCTGGCTGGCCGCGCGCTGA
- a CDS encoding alpha/beta hydrolase: protein MTATLIVSALAAPTAGAQSRHDRDDEARGATIAAARAAKAGIEWQDCPADWGLEKPIKCGWVSVPVDYAHPNGKQIKIAVDRIAATGTPQEKQGALLYNPGGPGGSGLRFPRRVTTNNKIWANAAKAYDFVGFDPRGVGHSAPISCVDPTEFVKGPKPDPVPDSEADKLAQRKAAAAYAKGCAEKSGDMLPFMTTRNTVRDLDVVRAALGEKKLNFVGVSYGTYLGAVYGTMYPDHVRRMVVDSVVNPAKSNIWYQANLEQDIAFEGRLKDWMTWVAQHDDAYHLGKTYAEVQQQWVTLRAAAKKNPLGGKVGPAELVNFFQSAPYYDSSWAPVAEAWSAYAQGDPQPLIDGAAADLTDTAGNIASENGNAVYTAVECADAPWPTSWKKWDRDNSRLHEQYPFMTWANAWMNLPCATWSAPRERATEVKTGKGLPPVLIVQSERDAATPYVGAVELHKRFKGSRLITEKNAGSHGVTNLVNSCINPKVETYLLTGKVDSQDVTCEPHATPQP, encoded by the coding sequence ATGACGGCGACGCTCATAGTCAGCGCGCTGGCCGCACCGACGGCCGGCGCGCAGAGCCGCCACGACCGCGACGACGAGGCGCGCGGCGCGACCATCGCCGCCGCCCGCGCCGCGAAGGCCGGTATCGAATGGCAGGACTGTCCGGCCGACTGGGGGCTCGAGAAGCCCATCAAGTGCGGCTGGGTCTCCGTTCCGGTCGACTACGCGCACCCCAACGGCAAGCAGATCAAGATCGCCGTGGACCGCATCGCCGCCACCGGCACGCCCCAGGAGAAGCAGGGCGCCCTGCTCTACAACCCGGGCGGCCCCGGCGGCTCCGGCCTGCGCTTCCCGCGCCGCGTGACCACCAACAACAAGATCTGGGCGAACGCCGCCAAGGCCTACGACTTCGTGGGCTTCGACCCGCGCGGCGTCGGCCACTCGGCGCCGATCTCCTGCGTCGACCCCACCGAGTTCGTCAAGGGCCCGAAGCCGGACCCGGTGCCGGACAGCGAGGCCGACAAGCTGGCCCAGCGCAAGGCGGCCGCCGCGTACGCCAAGGGCTGCGCCGAGAAGAGCGGCGACATGCTGCCCTTCATGACCACCCGCAACACCGTGCGCGACCTCGACGTCGTCCGGGCCGCGCTCGGCGAGAAGAAGCTCAACTTCGTCGGCGTCTCCTACGGCACCTACCTCGGCGCCGTCTACGGCACGATGTACCCGGACCACGTGCGCCGCATGGTGGTCGACAGCGTGGTCAACCCGGCGAAGAGCAACATCTGGTACCAGGCCAACCTGGAACAGGACATCGCCTTCGAGGGGCGTCTCAAGGACTGGATGACCTGGGTCGCCCAGCACGACGACGCCTACCACCTCGGCAAGACCTACGCCGAGGTCCAGCAGCAGTGGGTGACCCTGCGCGCCGCCGCCAAGAAGAACCCCCTCGGCGGCAAGGTCGGTCCGGCCGAGCTCGTGAACTTCTTCCAGAGCGCGCCGTACTACGACTCCTCGTGGGCCCCCGTCGCGGAGGCCTGGAGCGCCTACGCCCAGGGTGACCCGCAGCCGCTCATCGACGGTGCCGCCGCGGACCTCACCGACACGGCCGGCAACATCGCGTCGGAGAACGGCAACGCGGTCTACACGGCCGTCGAGTGCGCCGACGCGCCGTGGCCGACCAGCTGGAAGAAGTGGGACCGGGACAACTCCCGCCTCCACGAGCAGTACCCCTTCATGACCTGGGCCAACGCCTGGATGAACCTGCCCTGCGCCACCTGGTCCGCGCCGCGCGAGCGGGCGACCGAGGTGAAGACCGGCAAGGGTCTGCCGCCGGTCCTCATCGTCCAGTCCGAGCGTGACGCCGCGACGCCGTACGTCGGCGCCGTCGAGCTGCACAAGCGGTTCAAGGGTTCGCGTCTGATCACCGAGAAGAACGCCGGCTCGCACGGCGTCACCAACCTGGTGAACTCCTGCATCAACCCGAAGGTCGAGACGTACCTGCTCACCGGCAAGGTGGACAGCCAGGACGTGACGTGCGAGCCGCACGCCACGCCCCAGCCGTAA
- a CDS encoding urease subunit alpha, producing the protein MPELHRAVYADLFGPTTGDRIRLADTDLLVEIEEDRSGGPGRAGEEAVFGGGKVIRESMGQSRTTRAEGAPDTVITGAVVIDHWGVVKADIGIRDGRITALGKAGNPDTMDGVHPELVIGPETEVIVGNGRIVTAGAVDTHVHFISPTVVEQALATGVTTLVGGGTGPAEGTKATTITPGPWHMARMFEALDTFPVNIGLLGKGNTMSREAMHSQLRGGALGFKIHEDWGATPAVIDACLGVCEETGAQLAIHTDTLNEAGFVGDTLAAVGGRTIHAYHTEGAGGGHAPDIITVVSEPYVLPSSTNPTRPHTVNTIEEHLDMLMVCHHLNPAVPEDLAFAESRIRPSTIAAEDVLHDLGAISIISSDSQAMGRIGEVIMRTWQTAHVMKKRRGALPGDGAADNHRARRYVAKYTINPAVAQGMGHLIGSVEPGKLADLVLWEPAFFGVKPLVVIKGGQIAHAQMGDANASIPTPQPVLPRPMFGALGRAAAAGSVNFVAEAAIEDDLPQRLGLHKEFTAIGSTRRVTKADMRENDALPRVEVDADTFTVTIDGEPVVPAPAAELPMAQRYFLF; encoded by the coding sequence GTGCCTGAGCTGCACCGCGCCGTCTACGCCGACCTGTTCGGCCCCACCACCGGCGACCGGATCCGGCTCGCCGACACCGACCTGCTCGTCGAGATCGAGGAGGACCGCTCCGGCGGTCCGGGCCGCGCCGGCGAGGAGGCCGTGTTCGGCGGTGGCAAGGTCATCCGCGAGTCCATGGGCCAGTCCCGGACCACCCGCGCCGAAGGCGCCCCCGACACGGTGATCACCGGTGCCGTCGTCATCGACCACTGGGGCGTCGTCAAGGCCGACATCGGCATCCGCGACGGCCGGATCACCGCCCTCGGCAAGGCAGGCAACCCCGACACCATGGACGGGGTCCACCCCGAGCTGGTCATCGGCCCCGAGACCGAGGTGATCGTCGGCAACGGGCGGATCGTCACCGCCGGCGCCGTCGACACCCACGTCCACTTCATCTCGCCGACCGTCGTCGAACAGGCCCTCGCCACCGGCGTCACCACCCTCGTCGGCGGCGGCACCGGACCGGCCGAGGGCACCAAGGCCACCACGATCACCCCCGGCCCCTGGCACATGGCCAGGATGTTCGAGGCCCTGGACACCTTCCCCGTCAACATCGGTCTGCTCGGCAAGGGCAACACCATGTCCCGGGAGGCCATGCACTCCCAGCTGCGCGGCGGCGCCCTCGGCTTCAAGATCCACGAGGACTGGGGCGCCACCCCGGCCGTCATCGACGCCTGTCTGGGCGTCTGCGAGGAGACCGGCGCCCAGCTGGCCATCCACACCGACACGCTCAACGAGGCCGGTTTCGTCGGCGACACCCTCGCCGCCGTCGGTGGCCGCACCATCCACGCGTACCACACCGAAGGTGCGGGCGGCGGGCACGCCCCGGACATCATCACCGTCGTCTCCGAGCCGTACGTGCTGCCCAGCTCGACCAACCCGACCCGGCCGCACACCGTCAACACCATCGAGGAACACCTCGACATGCTGATGGTCTGCCACCACCTCAACCCGGCCGTCCCCGAGGACCTCGCCTTCGCCGAGTCCCGGATCCGGCCCTCGACCATCGCGGCCGAGGACGTCCTGCACGACCTCGGGGCCATCTCGATCATCTCCTCCGACTCGCAGGCCATGGGCCGGATCGGCGAGGTGATCATGCGCACCTGGCAGACCGCGCACGTGATGAAGAAGCGGCGCGGCGCGCTCCCCGGCGACGGGGCCGCCGACAACCACCGGGCCCGGCGCTATGTCGCCAAGTACACGATCAACCCGGCCGTCGCGCAGGGCATGGGGCACCTCATCGGCTCCGTCGAGCCCGGCAAGCTGGCCGACCTGGTGCTCTGGGAGCCCGCCTTCTTCGGCGTCAAGCCGCTCGTCGTGATCAAGGGCGGCCAGATCGCCCACGCGCAGATGGGCGACGCCAACGCCTCCATCCCGACGCCCCAACCGGTGCTGCCCCGGCCGATGTTCGGAGCGCTGGGGCGGGCCGCCGCGGCCGGCTCGGTCAACTTCGTCGCCGAGGCGGCGATCGAGGACGACCTGCCGCAGCGGCTCGGCCTGCACAAGGAGTTCACCGCGATCGGCTCCACCCGCCGGGTCACCAAGGCCGACATGCGGGAGAACGACGCCCTGCCCCGGGTCGAGGTCGACGCCGACACCTTCACGGTGACCATCGACGGCGAACCGGTCGTACCGGCCCCCGCCGCCGAACTGCCCATGGCCCAGCGCTACTTCCTCTTCTGA
- a CDS encoding urease subunit beta — protein MIPGEILYADGAVVLNEGSPVSRLTVLNAADRPVQVGSHYHFAEANPGLDFDRAAARGLRLNIAAGTAVRFEPGIPVEVELVPIAGRRIVPGLRGETAGSLDGAEPNGGDRA, from the coding sequence ATGATCCCCGGAGAGATCCTGTACGCGGACGGAGCCGTGGTCCTCAACGAGGGCAGCCCCGTCAGCCGTCTCACCGTCCTGAACGCCGCCGACCGGCCCGTCCAGGTCGGCTCCCACTACCACTTCGCCGAGGCCAACCCGGGCCTCGACTTCGACCGCGCCGCGGCGCGCGGACTGCGGCTGAACATCGCCGCCGGCACCGCCGTGCGCTTCGAGCCCGGCATCCCCGTCGAGGTCGAACTGGTGCCGATCGCCGGCCGCCGGATCGTCCCCGGACTGCGCGGCGAGACCGCCGGATCCCTCGACGGCGCCGAGCCGAACGGAGGCGACCGTGCCTGA